A segment of the Fibrobacter succinogenes subsp. succinogenes S85 genome:
TTAAAGCTATTGATTCGGCCCGTCGGGAACGCATCATACGCCATCGTGTTCGCATCAGCAATGCCATCGGCCTCAATCAAATCGACACCCATCGGATCAGCCGCATTCACTTCGTTCGCCGTCCAGTTATATCGATTATAATTTATATGCCAAATCAGCAAGCCTTTATTCGGAAGAGCCTTGTCAAAGTTCTCCTTTAAACGGAACTCGATAAAATAATATTCATTATCGCTACCGGACGTCAATACAAGGCCATCATTTTCCTGAATGGACTTTAAGACAAACGTCGTATCCGAAATTTCTAGACGGCGCGGTTCAAGCCAACCCAAGCTGAATCGTTCAAACGCAGACATATTTGCAGGCGAGCATGACGTTGTATACGACCAATTTTGCGGGCAGTTATAAGACCCGGCATCCATCAAATCCCACCGTCCCGGAGTATAGCGAGCCTTCGTTCGGGAATTGTCGGCATAGACATCGTAATGATCCACGAGTCCAAGGACATGGCTAAATTCATGGCAGAACGTGCCAATGCCGTTCAACGCATCAGTCTTCTTATTGACCATATAGGCCTGTCCATCTATTTCAGGGGAACAGGCGTATTTACTCATGGAATAATTGCGAGTAAGGCGCTTCGGAGCATTATAGGAATGCGGCCAAATGGCAGACTGGACATCCGTATCTGCAGAACCCACTCCTGCATAAATCATATAGACAAAGTCAACAACATGGTCGCCATCGCTATCATAAGGCGAAAAATCTACGTTTTGGGCGATGAGAGAATCCATCGCCTCTTTAACAGCCTTGACCGCACCCGCCGCCATATTTCTGGAATCAACAAGGGCGCCATACGAATCACGCGTCCCACTTAACGTTATCGGTCCGGCAACATCAAACGTCGGTCTATATTTGCCATTTGAATTTGCGATGAAAAAATCCCTAACGCTTCCAGACATATAATAATTAGAATACCCTTCCTGATTGAGGTAATTCAAATATTCTTCCTGGGCATTATCGCGTTTGAACTTGACATCGCTAAACTGGACAAGAAGAACGAGCCCGCGGACATCGCCTTCTGTTTTGACAGTAGACATATTAGGGCGAGTAGGCCAGTTATTTGTGACAGCATCTTCCGTAGTCCATCCCCCCCAGCCAGGCCAACCATTAGCCTTCTGAGGCGTCGCAGTTGAAGACTGGAGCATCATGGGTCCCGAAGAGGAATCCGCCTGCTGTTCTTTAAGCTTTTTTAAACGATTTTCGTGAAATCTCTCCAAAATTTGGCGAGAATTGCGCTTTTTGAGGAAGTTTTTCTCTTTTGTGCCGCGTTTAGACTTGGCATGGACTCGCATACCCGTCTTTTTGCCATGTTCGTCGGCATAATTCCAATAACCAGCGGAATCACGGACAACGAGCACACTATCTTCGCCTGTCAGCGTATAGTTAAAATGCTCGTTTCCAACCTTTCTAATCTGCACAACAGAGCCATCGGGCTGCGTTGAATTGATTAAAAACGGTGCAGCTTTAACGGCCCACACGGATGCGGAGCCGACTAAAGACCCAATCAATATGCACTTCCACCAACTCATACTATAAACATATATTCAGAATTGGGGATGAGCAAAAAAACAATATGTTTTTTACATGTTTTTCGTTGACAGAACGCCAACAGGCCGCAATAACCGCGACAAAACGTTACAGTACCCTACATTTTGGACAAGGCGAGCAAGGCACCACCACAAAGAATGACAGAAACTGCAATGGCAAGCTTAATTCGCTCCGGTTTTGTCGGGTATTCGTGGAAAACCACCACTCCCCAAAGCAAGTTCACGAGCAAGTTCAATTGCGTGAGCGGGTAACCAACGGCATAGCCCAAAGCGCCATTCGAATCGATGGCCCAGAAACAACCATGCTGCCCGATGACCCACAAGACACCCATAAACATAGACGTGATGGACGGAGCAAGGCCGTATTCAAAAAACGCACGACGCTTTATACTCAAAATTGCGACCAAAAGTTCTGCAGAGACAAAAATGCCTAAGGCAAACGAACCCATAAATTCAAGTATAGGGACATTGGCAAACTTATACGGAATGAGGAACAGCCCAAAGATGAGACCGCCCAAAAGCGAGCGCCAATTCCTAAAGATGTTCCCCTGCGGAGGGGCAAGCCTGCTCAAACCGAAAAGCAACAAAAGGATTGCCGGGATCGAAAAATAAAGCAGCGTGGATTCCGAGAAAATGAGCACGCCACTTACAAACGAAGCCAGGATGCTCACGCCCATCGAGCGCACACCGGCACCCGTCAAGTCCTGTTCTGCCTTGACCGCCCAGAAGCAGAACGCGCCTGCGCAAACCCAAAGGAATCCGC
Coding sequences within it:
- a CDS encoding M6 family metalloprotease domain-containing protein, producing the protein MSWWKCILIGSLVGSASVWAVKAAPFLINSTQPDGSVVQIRKVGNEHFNYTLTGEDSVLVVRDSAGYWNYADEHGKKTGMRVHAKSKRGTKEKNFLKKRNSRQILERFHENRLKKLKEQQADSSSGPMMLQSSTATPQKANGWPGWGGWTTEDAVTNNWPTRPNMSTVKTEGDVRGLVLLVQFSDVKFKRDNAQEEYLNYLNQEGYSNYYMSGSVRDFFIANSNGKYRPTFDVAGPITLSGTRDSYGALVDSRNMAAGAVKAVKEAMDSLIAQNVDFSPYDSDGDHVVDFVYMIYAGVGSADTDVQSAIWPHSYNAPKRLTRNYSMSKYACSPEIDGQAYMVNKKTDALNGIGTFCHEFSHVLGLVDHYDVYADNSRTKARYTPGRWDLMDAGSYNCPQNWSYTTSCSPANMSAFERFSLGWLEPRRLEISDTTFVLKSIQENDGLVLTSGSDNEYYFIEFRLKENFDKALPNKGLLIWHINYNRYNWTANEVNAADPMGVDLIEADGIADANTMAYDAFPTGRINSFNGFTTWAGDNLELEIYDIKIVDGHVEFKTRGDRISPVVESSSSSAESSSSSAKASSSSVKVSSSSAAESSSSEKSSSSMKSVLAVSSSSATRISSSSADVSMSGAAEPMVSSSSYKGMGMTKTSVASAVRFSVADRVLRIETKLTGKKTVNLFDANGTLLKTTSFNGEFCEIHMEKWRGKSFIIATLENGGRLIKSYKLRAN
- a CDS encoding GRP family sugar transporter, with protein sequence MGNSYVGLILAVFAFGTYMVPLKAWSKFSSWAYLSCMALGMFIGQLCISFATDSFRLLPVGLLCGFLWVCAGAFCFWAVKAEQDLTGAGVRSMGVSILASFVSGVLIFSESTLLYFSIPAILLLLFGLSRLAPPQGNIFRNWRSLLGGLIFGLFLIPYKFANVPILEFMGSFALGIFVSAELLVAILSIKRRAFFEYGLAPSITSMFMGVLWVIGQHGCFWAIDSNGALGYAVGYPLTQLNLLVNLLWGVVVFHEYPTKPERIKLAIAVSVILCGGALLALSKM